The following proteins are co-located in the Diorhabda carinulata isolate Delta chromosome 4, icDioCari1.1, whole genome shotgun sequence genome:
- the LOC130892646 gene encoding uncharacterized protein LOC130892646 isoform X1, which translates to MEMETSLKNESNDTILVTEEDGIQYSDFENVEYEEVGDVYTKENYEHSSFTLMKNYHRKRTRNFSQNECNLICAILEEYYEIIENKRNDHKTNFLKNKAWTEITQKFNDNTKDEYRTALQLRTFYENLKKKRKKMYKEAESGENIDVSGNQTEKIIQSDILTNQAKILLRDNQHVFQESYKKTSFIEEYHKKRIQLVETEIQKVKDASEQQRRLFLLQEEKLMLEIQEIKQRLQK; encoded by the exons atggAAATGGAGACTTcattgaaaaatgaatcaaatgaTACAATTTTAGTTACTGAAGAAGACGGAATTCAGTATTCAgattttgaaaatgtagaaTACGAAGAAGTAGGTGATGTTTATACTAAAGAGAACTATGAACATTCATCATTCACCTTG ATGAAAAACTATCATCGCAAGAGGACAAggaatttttcacaaaatgaatgtAATTTAATATGTGCCATTTTGGAAGAGTactatgaaataattgaaaataaacgaaatgatcataaaacaaattttttaaaaaacaaagcTTGGACTGAAATTACCCAAAAGTTTAATGACAATACAAAAGACGAGTATAGAACTGCTCTACAGTTGAgaacattttatgaaaacttgaagaaaaagagaaaaaaaatgtataaagaaGCAGAG AGTGGTGAAAATATAGACGTTTCAGGAaatcaaactgaaaaaataatacaatctGATATATTGACTAATCAAGCAAAGATACTGTTAAGAGACAACCAACATGTTTTTCAAGAAAGTTACAAAAAAACTAGTTTCATAGAAGAATATCACAAGAAAAGGATTCAATTAGTAGAAACAGAAATTCAAAAAGTCAAAGACGCATCTGAACAGCAACGTAGACTGTTCCTCTTACAAgaggaaaaattaatgttagaaattcaagaaattaaaCAAAGGTTACAAAAATGA
- the LOC130892646 gene encoding fibrinogen silencer-binding protein-like isoform X2, whose translation MEMETSLKNESNDTILVTEEDGIQYSDFENVEYEEMKNYHRKRTRNFSQNECNLICAILEEYYEIIENKRNDHKTNFLKNKAWTEITQKFNDNTKDEYRTALQLRTFYENLKKKRKKMYKEAESGENIDVSGNQTEKIIQSDILTNQAKILLRDNQHVFQESYKKTSFIEEYHKKRIQLVETEIQKVKDASEQQRRLFLLQEEKLMLEIQEIKQRLQK comes from the exons atggAAATGGAGACTTcattgaaaaatgaatcaaatgaTACAATTTTAGTTACTGAAGAAGACGGAATTCAGTATTCAgattttgaaaatgtagaaTACGAAGAA ATGAAAAACTATCATCGCAAGAGGACAAggaatttttcacaaaatgaatgtAATTTAATATGTGCCATTTTGGAAGAGTactatgaaataattgaaaataaacgaaatgatcataaaacaaattttttaaaaaacaaagcTTGGACTGAAATTACCCAAAAGTTTAATGACAATACAAAAGACGAGTATAGAACTGCTCTACAGTTGAgaacattttatgaaaacttgaagaaaaagagaaaaaaaatgtataaagaaGCAGAG AGTGGTGAAAATATAGACGTTTCAGGAaatcaaactgaaaaaataatacaatctGATATATTGACTAATCAAGCAAAGATACTGTTAAGAGACAACCAACATGTTTTTCAAGAAAGTTACAAAAAAACTAGTTTCATAGAAGAATATCACAAGAAAAGGATTCAATTAGTAGAAACAGAAATTCAAAAAGTCAAAGACGCATCTGAACAGCAACGTAGACTGTTCCTCTTACAAgaggaaaaattaatgttagaaattcaagaaattaaaCAAAGGTTACAAAAATGA
- the LOC130892402 gene encoding protein wntless, which translates to MPGTIIENLSGRKLSVLITVFLICQLACFLLGLIAPSPAKTQTILSTVCADPNPGSTDIDRWITIPCLKVELSDKKATSNLDANGLVFVMEMPLQKLDYSRWQQNLVGILQIDVVYQNERRILNPLIELTLDSRLAYSDKTPNGGQTPWKYYSHAEEKRYMNCTFDDDSIREKHGYPYNCTMVPLFELGSLYHDYYLLNLRLPYNYTTKKNVGLGKVEDIYLHTIYMNGGFTKIWVSLKTFFFPILLAIMMWFWQRVHKLNRTPVLLEYMLITLGGTLAFLNLPIEFFSLYFDMPYMLLLSDIRQGVFYAALLSFWLIFAGEHMLIQENLEKNSIKRYWKHLSTIIVGCTCLLIFDLCERGTQLINPFYSIWVTPIGTNLALGFIILAGISAGLYFFFLCYMVWKVFKNISIKKTVLPSMSQARRLHYEGIIYRFNFLMLATLICAAITIISFILSQVDEGQSKWDETIDLELSSVLHTGVYGMWNIYICAMLILYAPSHKQWPADPMSIDGEEIEFNRLPVECSSNEISALTSFATKSNIE; encoded by the exons ATGCCGGGCACGATTATAGAGAATTTAAGTGGTAGAAAATTGAGTGTTTTGATCACAGTTTTCCTGATATGCCAATTGGCATGCTTCTTATTGGGATTAATAGCTCCAAGTCCAGCTAAAACTCAAACAATCCTTTCAACAGTGTGTGCCGATCCGAATCCTGGATCAACTGATATAGACCGGTGGATTACAATACCTTGTTTAAAAGTTGAATTGTCTGATAAAAAAGCAACATCTAATCTAGACGCAAATGGATTG GTGTTTGTTATGGAGATGCCTTTACAGAAATTGGATTATTCCCGTTGGCAACAGAACTTAGTCGGGATATTACAAATCGACGTGGTTTATCAAAATGAACGAAGAATTTTGAACCCTCTAATAGAATTAACTTTGGATTCCCGTTTGGCATATAGTGACAAAACACCCAATGGCGGACAAACTCCATGGAAATATTATTCGCACGCCGAAGAAAAGAGATACATGAATTGTACTTTCGACGACGATTCCATCAGAGAAAAACACGGTTATCCTTATAATTGTACAATGGTACCTCTATTCGAATTAGGATCTTTATATCACGattattatttacttaatttACGATTACCTTATAATTATACGACTAAAAAGAATGTCGGTTTGGGTAAAGTTGAAGACATATACCTTCACACTATTTACATGAACGGCGGTTTTACTAAAATTTGGGTAAGTTTGAAGACATTCTTCTTCCCCATTCTCTTGGCAATCATGATGTGGTTCTGGCAGAGGGTACATAAATTGAATCGCACCCCTGTTTTGTTAGAGTACATGCTCATTACTTTAGGTGGTACATTGGCGTTTCTAAATCTCCCAATcgaatttttcagtttatattttGACATGCCgtatatgttgttattgagcGATATACGTCAGGGTGTTTTTTATGCCGCTCTATTAtctttttggttgatttttgCTGGAGAACACATGCTGATTCAGGAAAACTTGGAAAAGAATTCGATAAAAAGATATTGGAAACATTTGAGTACGATTATCGTCGGTTGTACttgtttgttgatatttgaTTTATGCGAAAGGGGTACCCAATTGATTAATCCGTTTTATTCCATATGGGTGACGCCTATCGGTACGAATCTGGCTTTGGGTTTCATCATTTTAGCCGGAATATCCGCGGGGCTTTACTTTTTCTTCCTTTGCTACATGGTGTGGaaggttttcaaaaatataagtataaaaaaGACCGTTCTTCCGAGTATGTCACAGGCGAGACGGTTACATTACGAAGGCATCATCTACCGGTTCAATTTCTTAATGTTGGCGACTTTAATTTGCGCCGCTATCACCATTATATCCTTCATATTATCCCAAGTCGACGAAGGGCAAAGCAAATGGGACGAAACTATAGATTTGGAATTATCTTCGGTATTACATACCGGGGTATACGGTATGTGGAACATATACATATGCGCCATGTTGATTTTATATGCACCAAGCCATAAACAATGGCCTGCAGATCCGATGTCTATCGATGGTGAAGAAATCGAATTTAATCGTTTACCAGTCGAATGTAGTTCTAACGAAATATCAGCGCTAACCAGTTTCGCAACAAAATCTAATATCGAGTAA
- the LOC130893031 gene encoding serine/threonine-protein phosphatase 6 regulatory ankyrin repeat subunit C-like: MKACKCFLLYKAIEKDDEKLVLNLLKSFNVNRKNCKDYSLLSWAVIMNNIKMVKLLLDQGASPENPDKEFFPIHHAVCIGALDIFKLFVSYGVDINQKTVFGSHSIHLAARYGRIEFLEFLEKHKVDVNLKDRCESTPLFCAIINRQINAVEFLIKHNADVNKIDRYGNTHLYFSVGFGFKTITKLLISNGARLNRRNFSGWTPLHLAARLGVLEMLKLLYEAGAECKLTGKCRHYSPLHLAADSGNIEILDYFISKGADVNFQTEHGYSLLHAAVRNNHPKLALYLIDHGADVNATTTNKNYSVLDFAARSANPCTINILIQNLAKFDVKSNGDCRLLDLLAKDFSYYASTSNMKKCKAAAEIVIRFHTLRNRYVPLSVPKKFPFSKELIQFGYRCKRDLEEMDKNYLGATSISQYKLLNALFDDTKLAKYLCNREISNLCRDIEAYIEIPSNCENIKRLIKNGVSRGKLRQKLLDRVSSMSADKTLIVLPPEIIMKICDYLSIKDLISFVNSNTRCLVQK; this comes from the coding sequence ATGAAGGCGTGTAAATGTTTTCTACTTTATAAAGCAATAGAGAAGGATGAcgaaaaactagttttaaattTACTCAAATCCTTCAACGTCAACCGAAAAAACTGCAAGGACTATTCTCTATTATCTTGGGCAGTTATAatgaacaatataaaaatggttAAATTACTTTTAGACCAAGGAGCCAGTCCTGAAAATCCGGATAAAGAGTTTTTTCCCATCCATCACGCCGTGTGTATCGGAGCATTAGACATTTTCAAGCTATTCGTGAGTTATGGTGTTGATATAAACCAAAAAACAGTTTTCGGAAGTCATTCTATCCATTTAGCAGCTCGATATGGTCGGATTGAATTCttggaatttctagaaaaaCATAAAGTAGATGTTAATCTTAAAGATAGATGCGAATCCACTCCTCTTTTTTGCGCCATTATCAATAGACAAATAAACGCCGTTGAATTCCTTATTAAACACAATGCTGATGTTAATAAAATAGATAGATACGGTAATACCCATCTATATTTTTCGGTTGGTTTCGGTTTTAAAACAATCACGAAACTGTTAATTTCTAATGGTGCTCGATTAAACAGAAGAAATTTTTCTGGTTGGACGCCTCTTCATTTAGCCGCTCGTTTGGGCGTCTTAGAAATGTTAAAACTTCTATATGAAGCTGGCGCTGAATGTAAATTAACTGGAAAATGCAGACATTACAGCCCATTACATCTAGCGGCTGATTcaggaaatattgaaatactaGATTATTTTATAAGCAAAGGGGCGGATGTTAATTTCCAAACTGAACATGGGTATAGTCTTCTGCATGCTGCAGTTCGAAATAATCATCCTAAATTAGCGCTCTATTTGATCGATCATGGAGCTGACGTGAATGCTACTACTACAAATAAGAATTATAGCGTTTTGGATTTTGCCGCGCGCTCTGCTAATCCTTGTACTATAAATATTCTAATACAAAATCTGGCGAAATTTGATGTGAAATCCAATGGGGATTGTCGTCTTTTGGATTTATTAGCAAAAGATTTTTCTTACTACGCTTCTACTTCCAATATGAAAAAGTGTAAAGCGGCTGCGGAGATTGTTATTAGATTTCATACTTTACGGAATCGTTATGTACCGCTTTCCGTTCcgaaaaaatttcctttttcgaAGGAACTGATTCAGTTTGGGTATCGATGCAAACGAGATTTGGAAGAAatggataaaaattatttgggcGCTACATCGATTTCCCAATATAAACTTTTGAATGCTTTATTCGATGATACAAAACTCgctaaatatttatgtaatagagaaatatcaaatttatgtcGAGATATTGAAGCTTATATTGAAATACCTTCAAATTGTGAGAATATTAAGAGGTTGATCAAAAATGGAGTATCTAGGGGTAAGCTcagacaaaaattattagatcgAGTCTCTTCTATGTCAGCCGATAAAACACTTATAGTTTTACCTCcagaaattataatgaaaatctgTGATTATCTTAGTATAAAAGACTTAATTTCTTTTGTGAATTCGAATACTAGGTGTCTcgttcaaaaatag